CACCCACATAGACACACAGATGCGTACATAACACGTTGTTGCCTATGTAGAACAAACACACGGGTCACGCCCACGAGTGCGGAGGAGAACGAAGGCGGTGGCAGACTGTGTATACGTGCACCACGGCAAGAAAGCAGGGTGAGTACTGGGGAGAAGAACTCCCTGTGTCAGGGGACGAGACAGGAggcagaaaaggagggagagcagAAACGGGGTGCAGCCGCAGCAACAGCAGCGGTCGCGTCGCCTCCTCGTACGTTTTCAATAGTCTCTAGCAGATATTTGAAAGCCGCCGACACATCGAAGGGCGGCAGTAGCGCGTCAGAGCCTTCTACGAAAACCGTCCTTGGCGGTGCGAGTTGCCTGTTCTCCGCCACCTCGATTGCGGTCAAGAGTTCGCGAACCCAAGGGAGCGTCTGAAGTTTGCGCACCACTGCAGCGCACGCAAGCACAGGTCGCTGAAACAAACCTCAAATTTTCCCCTCCTATGAAGCAGCTGTGCAAAGGTCGTTGAGTATTTTCCACCTACACTCACGCACTGTGTGTCCGCAGACGAAAACTTCAAAAGAGGCGCGCGCGTCAGGGAAAGAGGGCGCCACTGCAGCTGTCTAACAGAAGTCCCCCGTCCATTCGCGCTTGCCGCGTTTGCAACCAAACACACGTGAAgagggtgtgtgtttgtgtgtgtgtgtgtgtgtgtgtatgtgtgtgtttgtgtgtatccgAGTGTTTTCCCGGTCATGCTCTGCAGTCATGTGCGCACGCCAAATAGGCGCTTCCTGTCTATTTTCAAGGCGGCGGTTTGTGATGCAGCGCCCACCTACGCATCTACAACGGCTGTCATCTCTTAGCAGAGGCAGAAGCAGCCGCACACACGAAATCAAAAGCGCACtcgttttggtttcttttttttgtgtgtgtacgtgtgtgtgtgtgtgttcatctccCTCTCCACAACCGTTCTTGGGGTTTCGACGCTTCTTCGTCCTCTTCCTGGCCTGCTTCCTTTTGCGCAGAAAGCTCAGCTCTTTTCTTTCGTTGAGAACCGGAAACCCGTTTCTTTCTTATACAATAGAAAAGCTCTTCCGCGTTTCCCGCACTTACGTGTTGCATATTTGTCTTCTGCAGGGCATTCACAGTTGCACTGCTGCACCAGTTCCAAGAAGGCGTTCCGAACGTCCGGGTCTTCATTCAAATCGACGAAGTCTTCTTCCTCTTCtactgctgctgcagcagcagccgcaAGAAGGGCACCAGCAGCACCCGCAACAGTACCCTCTACATTGCCAGCACCAGCTGCACCAGCAGTACATTTCATCTCTCGCCTTTCTGAACGCGGATCCGGCCTATGCATCATTGTACCTGTGACCCCATATTCAAATGCGTGAACGTTATCTTCACCTGTCAAATTTGCTAACCATTTATTAAACGTCTCTTCTTCCATCCCACCCCAGCGCTCCACGCTGCTGCTGTTGTCCCTTGTGCACCTGCTGGTGCTGCGCCCCTCGTGACTGCT
Above is a genomic segment from Physeter macrocephalus isolate SW-GA unplaced genomic scaffold, ASM283717v5 random_7370, whole genome shotgun sequence containing:
- the LOC114485868 gene encoding uncharacterized protein; the encoded protein is MNKLRKILSNLFSFRGRKKTAAGAGRGREAATTGRGPAPTAAESHAANRCSSHEGRSTSRCTRDNSSSVERWGGMEEETFNKWLANLTGEDNVHAFEYGVTGTMMHRPDPRSERREMKCTAGAAGAGNVEGTVAGAAGALLAAAAAAAVEEEEDFVDLNEDPDVRNAFLELVQQCNCECPAEDKYATLVRKLQTLPWVRELLTAIEVAENRQLAPPRTVFVEGSDALLPPFDVSAAFKYLLETIEN